Genomic window (Roseofilum reptotaenium CS-1145):
CAAGCATGATGATATCGGCTTGGTGTTGAAGGGCTTCTTGGACTTGTTCAAGGGTTTCGGTTTCAACCTCTATGGTAAGAGGGTAAGGCATCTGTTGACGAATTTGGGCGATCGCCTCTCCAATTCCCCCCGCTACAGCGATATGGTTATCTTTGATCATCACAGCATCATCAAGTCCCATGCGATGATTCACTGCTCCCCCAACTTGAGAGGCATATTTTTCTAAGATTCTTAAGCCGGGTGTTGTTTTACGAGTATCTACAAATTGAGTGGGTAAGTTAGCAATCTGCTCTACATACTCACGGGTGGCTGTGGCAATACCACTCAGCCGCATTGCCAAGTTTAGGGCGACTCGTTCCCCCATTAGCAAAGCTGCTAATGATCCGTTGAGTTCGGCGATCACTTGTCCTGGACTACAGGATTCTCCCTCTGAGAGTAGAGGTATCAGACGAGTATTGGTATCTAGGAGTTGGAAAACTCGATTGGCGAT
Coding sequences:
- the nadC gene encoding carboxylating nicotinate-nucleotide diphosphorylase; this encodes MSSTVLMPVEIALDGWLKDWLIEDIGRGDRTTQGLSLQSHHVIEGRWTAKATGTVAGLPIANRVFQLLDTNTRLIPLLSEGESCSPGQVIAELNGSLAALLMGERVALNLAMRLSGIATATREYVEQIANLPTQFVDTRKTTPGLRILEKYASQVGGAVNHRMGLDDAVMIKDNHIAVAGGIGEAIAQIRQQMPYPLTIEVETETLEQVQEALQHQADIIMLDNMGLEQMTEAVKIIRQASDRVKIEASGNVTLDTIRAIAKTGVDYISSSAPITRSPWLDLSMKLG